A genomic window from Silene latifolia isolate original U9 population chromosome 11, ASM4854445v1, whole genome shotgun sequence includes:
- the LOC141611874 gene encoding pentatricopeptide repeat-containing protein At1g79490, mitochondrial, whose translation MFHCRNLCRRNITLLRKNPSFAAPFSRQTQNSFHDGEIIHGKVLKFVGFSRIFENYSTAKTPNFVRSYCSEKSTSNEWTEEIEYLDEKGSVIYSGKGVRSVEPGVDDHVMAGGVKKPFLNASAVAKIVEVLKRWKWGPEMENQLDKLQFVPNMTHLIQAIKIINEGEMSASLFQWAKRQPWYVPNDECYLLLLDGLNKSRDYDKLPTLFDEMIRDSVHDGASSFSSYNRVIQYLAKAEKLEVSYCCFKKIQETGFKVDTQTYNHLITLFLNKGLPYKAVEVYESMVAAGSSLDNATYELMIPSLARSGRLDGALKLFQEMKEKSFRPSFTIFSSLVDLMGKAGRLDMSMKLYMEMQGLGYRPSAGMFVSLVESYVKAGKLEAALGLWEEMRKAGFRPNYGLYTMVVESHAKSGKLDTAMSVFQDMEKAGFLPTPSTYSCLLEMHAASGQVDPAMKLYNSMINAGLRPSLSTYTALLILLANKKLVDVAAKILLEMKGMGYPADVSASDVLMVYIKDGSVDLALRWLRFMSSSGIRTNNFIIRQLFESCMKNGSYESAKPLLETYVNSAAKVDLILYTSILAHLVRCQDEESEKHLMSILSATKQKAHSFMCGLFTGPEQRKQPVLSFVREFFQGIDYELEEGAARYFVNVLLNYLVLMGQFNRARCVWKVAYENKLFPKAIVFDQHIAWSLDVRNLSVGAALIAVVHTLHRFRKRMLYYGVVPRRVKLVTGPTLKIVIAQMLSSVDSPFEVSKVVLRAPGDSVLEWFKKPIVQKFLLNEMPSTADILMHKLNILFPSSAPENRSLSQPKPLVAGKAF comes from the coding sequence ATGTTTCACTGTAGAAATTTGTGTAGGAGAAATATCACTCTCCTCCGCAAAAACCCTAGTTTTGCTGCACCCTTTTCAAGACAGACCCAAAATTCATTTCATGATGGTGAAATTATTCATGGAAAAGTGTTAAAATTTGTGGGTTTCAGTCGAATTTTTGAAAACTATAGCACAGCTAAAACCCCTAATTTTGTGAGGAGCTACTGCTCTGAGAAGTCCACTTCTAATGAATGGACTGAAGAGATAGAGTATTTAGATGAGAAGGGCAGTGTTATTTACTCTGGTAAAGGTGTGCGTTCCGTAGAACCGGGTGTTGATGACCATGTAATGGCTGGTGGCGTAAAGAAGCCATTTTTGAATGCTTCTGCTGTCGCTAAAATTGTGGAGGTGCTGAAGAGGTGGAAATGGGGTCCTGAGATGGAAAATCAATTGGATAAACTTCAGTTTGTACCTAATATGACCCATTTAATACAGGCAATAAAGATAATCAATGAGGGTGAAATGTCGGCCAGCTTGTTCCAGTGGGCAAAGAGGCAACCATGGTATGTGCCAAATGATGAATGCTACTTGTTGTTGTTAGATGGATTGAATAAAAGTAGGGATTATGATAAGTTGCCAACACTATTTGATGAGATGATACGTGATTCTGTTCATGATGGGGCGTCTTCTTTTAGTTCATATAATCGAGTTATTCAGTATTTAGCTAAGGCAGAGAAATTGGAGGTATCATATTGTTGCTTTAAGAAGATTCAGGAAACTGGTTTTAAAGTTGATACACAGACATATAACCATCTCATAACCTTATTTTTGAATAAAGGATTGCCTTATAAAGCAGTTGAAGTATATGAGAGTATGGTAGCCGCTGGAAGCTCATTAGATAACGCAACTTATGAGTTGATGATACCAAGCCTGGCTAGGTCCGGTCGTCTTGATGGTGCACTGAAACTTTTTCAAGAGATGAAAGAGAAGAGCTTTCGTCCTAGCTTTACTATATTTTCATCACTGGTTGATCTTATGGGGAAAGCTGGAAGACTTGATATGTCTATGAAGTTGTACATGGAAATGCAGGGTCTTGGGTACAGGCCATCTGCCGGTATGTTTGTTTCGCTAGTAGAGTCTTATGTCAAGGCTGGAAAGTTAGAAGCTGCACTTGGGCTTTGGGAGGAGATGAGGAAAGCGGGATTTAGGCCCAATTATGGACTTTACACTATGGTTGTTGAATCTCATGCTAAATCAGGAAAACTTGACACCGCCATGTCTGTTTTCCAGGATATGGAGAAAGCGGGTTTTCTGCCTACACCATCTACTTACTCATGTCTTTTAGAAATGCATGCTGCCTCTGGACAAGTGGATCCTGCCATGAAACTATATAATTCTATGATAAATGCAGGTTTAAGACCTAGTCTTAGCACATATACTGCACTCCTCATTCTTTTGGCCAACAAGAAACTAGTGGATGTGGCTGCTAAAATTTTGCTCGAAATGAAAGGCATGGGCTATCCTGCAGATGTTAGTGCAAGCGATGTTTTGATGGTATATATCAAAGATGGATCTGTTGATCTAGCTTTAAGGTGGCTTCGGTTCATGAGTTCTTCTGGGATAAGGACGAATAATTTTATCATTCGCCAACTTTTTGAATCATGCATGAAGAACGGATCATATGAATCAGCAAAACCTCTTCTTGAAACATATGTCAACTCGGCTGCAAAAGTCGATCTCATTTTATACACCTCAATTTTAGCTCATCTTGTCCGATGTCAGGACGAGGAAAGTGAAAAGCATTTGATGTCGATTCTTAGTGCTACGAAGCAAAAGGCGCACTCCTTCATGTGTGGTTTGTTTACGGGTCCCGAACAAAGGAAGCAACCAGTTTTATCGTTTGTCCGTGAATTCTTCCAAGGTATTGATTATGAGCTAGAAGAGGGTGCTGCTAGGTATTTCGTTAACGTTCTCCTTAATTATCTTGTTCTTATGGGACAGTTTAATCGTGCTCGTTGTGTTTGGAAGGTTGCTTATGAAAATAAACTTTTCCCAAAGGCAATAGTCTTTGATCAGCATATTGCCTGGTCCCTGGATGTTAGAAACTTATCAGTCGGAGCTGCCCTTATTGCTGTTGTGCATACTCTTCATAGGTTTAGAAAACGGATGCTTTATTATGGGGTTGTTCCTAGAAGGGTCAAACTTGTGACTGGACCGACCCTGAAAATTGTGATTGCCCAGATGCTAAGCTCAGTTGATTCTCCATTTGAGGTTAGTAAGGTTGTTTTGAGAGCTCCAGGGGATTCGGTCTTAGAATGGTTTAAGAAACCCATAGTTCAGAAGTTCCTTTTGAATGAGATGCCGTCGACAGCTGACATTCTCATGCACAAGTTGAATATATTATTCCCCAGCTCTGCACCTGAAAACCGATCATTATCTCAACCTAAGCCTCTTGTTGCAGGCAAGGCTTTCTGA